The following proteins come from a genomic window of Myroides odoratus DSM 2801:
- a CDS encoding helix-turn-helix domain-containing protein translates to MEHKIHQGRNVKRFREMLGIKQEVLAFDLGDDWNQKKISLLEQKEIIDNSLLQQISKVLKIPVEAIENFDEEQAVNIISNTFTENSAINLYCNINPVEAIVQLHNEKIALYERMLKEKDEMMNRLEKLIQSK, encoded by the coding sequence ATGGAACATAAAATACATCAAGGAAGAAATGTAAAGCGTTTTAGAGAAATGCTTGGAATCAAGCAAGAGGTTCTTGCTTTTGATTTAGGAGATGATTGGAATCAAAAGAAGATATCTCTACTGGAACAGAAAGAAATCATTGATAACTCATTGTTACAACAGATTTCTAAGGTACTTAAGATACCTGTTGAAGCAATTGAAAATTTTGATGAAGAACAAGCAGTAAATATTATCTCGAATACTTTTACAGAAAATTCAGCAATTAACTTATACTGCAATATAAATCCAGTTGAAGCAATTGTGCAATTACACAATGAAAAGATTGCTCTGTATGAGCGTATGCTTAAAGAAAAAGATGAGATGATGAATCGCTTAGAAAAGTTGATTCAAAGTAAATAG
- a CDS encoding MerR family transcriptional regulator → MENQITKEDLRLFAQTIIGELKEILAKQNKENSLDWVKAKVARQLLSISPASLQTLRISGKLQYRKILGSYYYNRKDIMNLFNE, encoded by the coding sequence ATGGAAAATCAGATTACAAAAGAAGATTTAAGATTGTTTGCTCAAACAATTATTGGAGAGCTAAAAGAAATCTTAGCTAAACAAAATAAAGAGAATTCTCTTGATTGGGTAAAGGCAAAAGTAGCAAGGCAATTACTAAGCATCTCTCCAGCTTCCTTACAAACACTACGTATCAGTGGAAAATTACAGTATCGCAAAATACTTGGTTCGTATTACTACAACAGAAAAGATATTATGAACCTTTTTAATGAGTAG
- a CDS encoding site-specific integrase has translation MLEKQLSINFFLKPNREKSDLRGVYLRITVDGIRKETSLSHKWDIKRWNQKAGRANGAKEDAKTLNYILDTIISKITKYKLELLSNEEPITASVLMDYIQGKGTSKAKVLEEFQKHNDEIFKLVPKEYAIGTHERYVTARSHVAEYIRYVYGKEDIEFRELNYEFVLGYEHYLKTVRACSNNTAIKYISNFKKIVLRAVAKGIIASNPFVQYKPKKTKLNKKPLSKEELSILENKEFTNERLATVRDVFVFQCYTGLAYIDVFQLKKTDITKDEEGNLWIRINRQKTDANITIPLLPKAIEIMEKHKDHPACIGKDIVLPVRSNQKMNEYLKEIASLCEISELNTHKARRTFGSTVTLGNGVPIHVVKEMLGHHSVKQTEEYALTEEESIKTEMQILKGKLEEKANKQTDNFTDLLESLKNLKPDKLAQLTTFINQLNG, from the coding sequence ATGTTAGAAAAACAGTTATCAATTAATTTCTTTCTTAAACCCAATAGAGAGAAAAGTGATTTAAGAGGAGTTTACCTTAGAATCACAGTAGATGGTATTCGCAAAGAGACTTCTCTTAGTCACAAATGGGATATCAAAAGATGGAACCAAAAAGCAGGTCGTGCTAATGGCGCTAAAGAAGATGCTAAAACGCTAAACTATATCTTAGATACAATCATATCTAAGATTACCAAGTACAAATTAGAGCTCTTAAGTAATGAAGAGCCCATTACTGCCTCTGTGCTTATGGATTATATCCAAGGCAAAGGAACTAGTAAGGCTAAAGTTTTAGAAGAATTCCAAAAGCATAACGATGAAATCTTTAAACTTGTGCCTAAAGAGTATGCTATTGGAACACATGAAAGGTATGTTACAGCAAGATCGCATGTAGCTGAATATATTCGTTATGTATATGGTAAAGAAGATATAGAGTTTAGAGAACTCAATTATGAGTTTGTACTTGGTTATGAGCATTATTTAAAGACCGTTAGAGCGTGTTCTAATAACACAGCTATAAAGTACATCTCGAACTTCAAAAAGATTGTTCTACGAGCAGTTGCTAAAGGAATTATTGCTTCCAATCCATTTGTACAATACAAACCTAAAAAGACTAAGCTCAATAAAAAGCCATTAAGCAAGGAAGAGTTATCTATTTTAGAAAACAAAGAGTTTACTAATGAGCGATTAGCAACTGTAAGAGATGTCTTTGTTTTTCAATGTTATACTGGTCTTGCTTATATTGATGTGTTTCAGTTAAAGAAAACTGATATTACAAAAGATGAAGAAGGTAATTTGTGGATTAGAATCAACAGACAAAAGACAGATGCTAATATTACTATACCATTACTTCCAAAAGCTATTGAGATAATGGAAAAACATAAAGATCATCCCGCTTGTATTGGTAAAGATATTGTACTGCCTGTTCGCTCTAATCAAAAGATGAATGAGTACTTAAAAGAGATTGCTTCTCTATGTGAGATAAGCGAATTAAATACCCATAAAGCAAGAAGAACTTTTGGAAGTACTGTAACTCTCGGTAATGGTGTTCCTATTCACGTGGTAAAAGAAATGTTGGGGCATCACTCTGTTAAACAAACTGAGGAATACGCTCTAACAGAGGAAGAATCTATTAAGACCGAAATGCAGATACTAAAAGGTAAGCTTGAAGAAAAAGCAAATAAACAAACGGATAATTTTACTGACTTACTCGAGAGTTTAAAAAATCTAAAACCTGATAAATTAGCTCAGCTAACTACCTTTATTAATCAGTTAAATGGATAA